In Bacillus pumilus, the sequence GGCGTATCGCGGCAAGTGGTCGATCGGCTTAATGCACGGGAAGCTTGCAAGTGATGAAAAAGATCAGGTGATGAGAGCCTTTACTACAAATGAAGTCCAGATTCTCGTTTCGACCACAGTCGTTGAAGTAGGGGTTAACGTGCCGAATGCTACCATCATGGTCATTTATGATGCAGACCGATTCGGACTGTCTCAGCTTCACCAGCTAAGAGGACGTGTCGGCCGCGGAGAGCATCAATCATTTTGTATTTTAATGGCTGATCCGAAATCAGAGACGGGTAAAGAGCGAATGCGAATTATGTCCGAAACGACCGATGGATTTGAGCTGTCTGAAAAGGATTTAGAACTAAGAGGGCCTGGCGATTTCTTTGGCAAGAAACAAAGCGGGATGCCTGAATTTAAGGTGGCAGACATGGTCCATGACTACAGAGCACTTGAAACTGCTAGAAAAGATGCAGCAGACCTTGTGCAATCGGACGCCTTTTGGACAGATCCTGAATACAAAGAACTTCGGCAAACGCTTGTGGACAGCGGTGTGCTGGGCGGAGATAAATTAAGCTGATCGAGCTGGAGGAATTTTCTTGTCTTTTTGAAACAAGGATTGATTTATCATCTATGAGATTATATACTACTATTAGTACCTAGTCATAAATGTACGGATGGTGTCTGCATATGAAACTAAATAAAAAAGAACGTCAAAGGCTTCTCCAGCAAACGATCAGCTCGACTCCGTTCATTACTGATGAAGAATTGGCAAGTAAATTCGGTGTAAGCATTCAAACGGTTCGTCTTGATCGTTTGGAGCTGTCAATCCCTGAATTACGCGAAAGAATTAAGCATGTGGCCGAGAAGACATTAGAGGATGAAGTGAAGTCACTTCCGCTGGATGAAGTGATTGGAGAAATGATTGATGTAGAGCTTGATGACCAAGCCATTTCGATTTTAGAAGTAAGAAAAGAGCACGTATTTAGCCGAAACCAAATTGCCAGGGGACATCATCTCTTCGCCCAGGCAAATTCGCTGGCAGTGGCCGTCATTGACGATGAGCTGGCGCTGACAGCAAAAGCGAATATTAGATTTACAAGGCAGGTTAAACAAGGCGAACGAGTCGTCTCTAAAGCCAAAGTAGCCTCGCATGATAAAGAAAAAGGCAGAACCGTAGTTGAAGTAAACAGCTATGTGGGTGAGGAAGTTGTCTTCTCAGGTGACTTCGTCATGTATCGCTCAAAACAAAAGTAAAAGGTGGCACATAACATGAGAATTGCAGTCGATGCAATGGGGGGAGATCATGCCCCTAAAGCCATTATTGACGGTGTGCAAAAAAGCTTAGCAGCATTTTCAGATGTCGACATTACACTTGTCGGCGATGAAAGCAAAATCAAACCATACATAACAAATAACGAGCGCATCACGATTTTAGATGCAAAAGAAGTCATTGAACCGACAGATGAACCAGTGCGTGCAGTCAGACGTAAAAAGGATTCATCCATGGTGAAAATGGCCCAGGAAGTATCTGAAGGAAGAGCAGATGCCTGCATCTCAGCAGGAAATACGGGAGCACTCATGACAGCAGGACTGTTTATCGTAGGCAGAATCGATGGTATTGACAGACCAGCACTTGCTCCAACTTTGCCAACACTTGATGGCAGCGGGTTTTTATTACTAGATGTCGGTGCAAATGTCGATGCCAAGCCAGAACATCTGGTGCAATATGCCATGATGGGGTCTATTTACGCAGAGCGCGTCTTCCCGAAGAGCAATCCGCGCGTTGGACTTTTAAATGTAGGAACAGAAGATAAAAAAGGCAATGATTTAACGAAAAAAACCTTCGAATTACTAAAAGCATCAGACTTAAATTTCGTAGGAAATGTGGAGTCTCGTGATTTATTAGAAGGTGTAGCCGATGTCGTTGTCACAGATGGTTTTACAGGAAATATTGCGCTTAAAACGATTGAAGGCACAGCCCTTTCCGTATTTAAAATGCTGAAAGAAACATTAACATCCAGCTTTACTGCAAAAATAGCAGCTGGCATGATGAAGCCTAAATTGATGCAGATGAAATCTAAAATGGATTACTCCGAATATGGCGGTGCCGCTTTATTTGGTTTAAAGGCTCCTGTTATTAAAGCGCACGGCTCCTCTGATGAAAACGCCATTTTTCATGCAATTCGTCAGGCACGTGATATCGTTGAAAAAGACGTTTCAGCCATCATTCATCAAGAAGTCCAAAAAGAAAACACGAATGAGTCTTAATGGAGGTAGAGCAGCATGAGCAAAATTGCATTTTTATTCCCTGGCCAAGGCTCTCAAAAAATTGGCATGGGAAAAGATTTATTTGACCAAGAATCAGCATCTAAAGCTGTGTTTGAAGAAGCAGACAAGACCCTTGGTTTTGACTTATCTTCTATGATTTTTGAAGGGGAAGCAGAAGAACTGACGCTGACATATAATGCGCAGCCAGCTCTTTTAACAACAAGTATCGCCATCTTAAAGAAACTTGAAGAGAGTGGAATCAAAGCAGATTATGCAGCAGGACACAGTCTTGGTGAATACACAGCCCTCGTTGCAGCAGGCGCTCTTTCGTTTAAAGATGCTGTATACGCCGTCAGAAAACGCGGCGAATTAATGAATGAAGCTGTTCCAGCAGGTGAAGGCGCAATGGCAGCGATCCTCGGAATAGATCAAGCTTCGCTTTTGGAAGTAACAAAAGAAGTAACAGAGAGCGGTCATCTTGTAGAACTCGCTAACTTAAACTGCCCTGGACAAATCGTCATCTCTGGTACAGCAAAAGGTGTAGAACTTGCATCAGAAAAAGCGAAAGAAAAAGGCGCAAAACGTGCAATTGCACTTGAAGTGAGCGGGCCTTTCCATTCAGCTTTAATGAAACCAGCAGCTGAAAAATTCACAGATGTTCTGTCAAAACTAGACATTGCGGATGCCAAAACACCGGTCATTTCAAATGTAACAGCAGACATCGTGACATCTCGTGATAAGATTGAGACAAAGCTCATTGAACAATTGTATTCGCCTGTTCGTTTTGAAGAAAGTGTGGAACGCCTTATTGATTTAGGTGTGACAACGTTTATTGAAATTGGTCCTGGCAAAGTGCTTTCAGGTCTTGTGAAAAAGGTCAATCGCCGACTGACGACTATTTCCGTTTCAGATCAAGAAACAATTGAAGCAGCAATTCAAACATTGAAGGGGGATTCTTGATGCTTACAAATAAAACAGCCGTTGTAACAGGTGCATCACGCGGTATTGGCCGTTCCATCGCGATCGATTTAGCGAAGAATGGTGCAAATGTTGTCGTGAATTATTCAGGAAACGAAGCAAAAGCAAATGAAGTAGTGGATGAAATCAAAGCACTTGGCAAGCAGGCTTTTGCTGTCAAAGCTGATGTCTCAAATGCTGAAGAAGTACAAGCATTAATGAAACAAGCGATTGATACATTCGGCTCAATCGACATTCTTGTGAATAACGCTGGCATTACAAAGGACAACCTGCTCATGAGAATGAAAGAAAATGAATGGGATGATGTCATTAACATAAACTTAAAAGGTGTCTTTAACTGTACAAAAGCCGTGACGCGTCAAATGATGAAACAGCGAAGCGGAAGAATCATCAATGTGGCATCAGTCGTTGGCGTATGCGGAAACCCTGGACAAGCAAACTACGTTGCAGCAAAAGCTGGCGTCATTGGGTTAACGAAAACAACAGCAAAAGAGCTGGCAAGCCGCCATATTACAGTCAATGCAGTAGCACCAGGCTTTATTTCTACAGATATGACAGATAAGCTTGATGACAATGTGCAGACAGAAATGCTCAAACAAATCCCGCTTGCACGCTTTGGTGCGCCTGAAGATATTAGCAACGTTGTTGTCTTTTTAGCTTCTGAAGGAGCAGGCTATATTACAGGCCAAACCATCCAAGTGGATGGCGGAATGGTCATGTCCTAAGAAATATCAAATTTCGTTACGTTTTCTCTAGTTTTTTAAAAACGAATCAACTATAATACTTTGAGGGGAGGTGAAAGGCAATGGCAGACGTATTAGAGCGTGTATCAAAAATTATTGTAGACCGCCTTGGCGTTGATGAGGCTGACGTGAAAATGGAAGCTTCATTTAAAGAAGATTTAGGCGCTGATTCCCTTGATGTAGTTGAGCTAGTTATGGAACTTGAAGATGAGTTCGATATGGAAATTTCTGACGAAGATGCTGAAAAAATTGCAACAGTCGGTGACGCTGTGAACTACATAAATAGCCAGCAATAAGTGTAACAAAGTCCCGTCTACTTCCATGACGGGACTTTGAAAATTTATGTTAGTTTCAACACATTCAGCTGATCAATTGTCAGCCTTTTTCAGATGCTGGGAGCAATGTTTCCTTGCATGTAGAAAGAGAGACTCCATATAATCAGTATCCTTAAAGGCGATTAAGCCTACCTGGAGGTTGCTATGCCAAAACACTATAAAGACAAACAGAAACAGAGCAAAAAACTAGAGCAATTTAGAGAATTCCAGCAGCGTATTTCCGTACAGTTTAAAAATGAAAAGCTTCTATATCAAGCCTTTACACATTCCTCTTATGTGAATGAGCACCGGAAAAAACCTTACGAGGATAATGAAAGACTTGAATTTTTAGGAGATGCTGTTTTAGAATTGACCATCTCTCAATTCTTATTTGCGAAATATCCAGCGATGAGCGAGGGAGATTTAACAAAACTGAGAGCGGCGATCGTGTGTGAACCGTCACTTGTGTCACTGGCACATGAGCTGTCCTTCGGAGACCTTGTTCTTTTAGGAAAAGGCGAAGAAATGACTGGCGGCAGAAAGCGCCCCGCACTCTTAGCAGATGTATTCGAGGCCTTTATCGGGGCACTTTATTTAGATCAAGGGCTGGAACCTGTTGAACGATTTCTAGAAGGGTATGTGTATCCGAAAATTAACGACGGAGCTTTCTCGCATGTCATGGACTTTAAAAGCCAGCTTCAAGAATTTGTTCAGCGTGATGGAAAAGGTGTGCTGGAATACCGAATCCTGCATGAAAAGGGACCTGCACATAACCGGGAATTTGAAGCAAATGTATCACTTCGAGGAGAAGTGCTCGGGATTGGAAATGGCCGCTCTAAAAAAGAAGCAGAACAGCACGCTGCACAGGAAGCACTTGCTAAATTGCAGAAACATCATATGAACCAATAAAATCCCCCTCGTCATTCAGGGGGATTTCACTCTGTTTTCCATCATCTTTTTTCACTTCATATGGTAAGATGATAGTACTTTAAATACATAAGGAGGATCACTCTCATGTTCCTCAAACGTTTAGACGTGATAGGATTCAAATCTTTTGCACAGCGAGTGACCGTGGACTTTGTCAAAGGTGTCACAGCTGTTGTTGGACCTAACGGAAGCGGTAAAAGTAATATTACTGATGCCATCCGCTGGGTACTTGGAGAACAATCGGCGAAAAGTCTCCGCGGAGGAAAAATGGAAGACATCATTTTTGCAGGAAGTGACTCAAGAAAAAGAGTCAACCTAGCAGAGGTGACTTTAACGTTAGATAACGAAGATCACTTTTTACCGATCGATTTTCACGAAGTCAGTGTAACAAGAAGGGTGTATCGTTCAGGAGAAAGTGAATTTCTCATAAACAATCAATCTGTCCGCTTAAAGGATATTATTGATCTTTTCATGGATTCAGGCCTTGGTAAGGAAGCTTTTTCTATCATCAGTCAAGGAAAGGTAGAGGAAATTCTATCGAGTAAGGCAGAAGAGAGAAGAAGTATCTTTGAAGAAGCGGCTGGTGTCTTGAAATATAAAACAAGAAAGAAAAAAGCTGAGAATAAACTGTTTGAAACGCAGGACAACTTAAACCGAGTAGAAGATATTCTGCATGAACTAGAAGAACAAGTAGAACCATTAAGAATGCAAGCATCCATTGCAAAGGACTATTTGCAAAAAAAAGAAGAGCTTGAAAATGTAGAAATCGCCCTAACCGTTCATGATATCGAAGCGCTTCACGAAAAATGGACAACACTTGGAGAAGCTGTCGAGCGGTTCAAACAAGATGAAATGAAGCAGTCCACAGACATTCAAGCAAAAGAAGCCAAAATTGAAGAGTCGAGAGACCGAATTCAGGCGCTGGACGAATCCATTAATGACCTGCAAGAAGTCCTTCTGTTCACAAGTGAGGAATTAGAAAAGCTTGAAGGGAAAAAAGAAGTTCTAAAAGAACGAAAAAAAAATGCAGCCGCCAACCAAGGACAGCTGGAGGAAACGCTTGTTCGCTTAACTAAAAAGCAGGCGCTGTTAACCGAAAAGATTCAGCAGCAGAAAATCACACGGGACAGCCTGCAAAAAGAAGTGCAGCAGCTAAAAGATGAAGTGAAAACAAAACAGCATCAACTGTCACTTCACAGTGAAGATGTGGAAGGTCAAATTGAACAGCTGAAAAGCGATTATTTTGATCTGCTAAATGAACAGGCTTCAATCCGCAATGAACGTAAATTACTAGAAGAGCAGCAGCGCCAAGCGGCCATGCAGCTAGAGCGTCTAACGCAAAATAATCAGAAACATATCGAAGAACGTGTGTCTGTCAAAGAGCAGAAAACGGAAGCTGAGCAGCAGCTTTCAGAACTAGAAGAAGACATTTTGACTCAGGTGAAACGCTTTAGAGAGGCAGAACAAAAGCTTGAGCAAATGAAACGTCAATACGAAAAAAAAGAAACGACTCTTTATCAAGCCTATCAATATGTTCAGCAGGCAAATTCAAAAAAAGAGATGCTTGAATCCATGCAGGAAGACTTCTCAGGCTTTTTCCAAGGAGTGAAAGAGGTCTTAAAGGCAAAGGACCGGTTAGGCGGTATTCACGGTGCCATTGCAGAGCTGATTCAAACAGATCAGCAGCATGAGACAGCGATTGAAATTGCGCTAGGTGCAGCAACGCAGCACGTGGTTACGGAAAATGAAGCAGCGGCGAGACAGGCTATTGGTTACTTGAAGCAGCATTCCTTTGGACGTGCGACCTTCCTGCCAATGAACGTGATCAAAGAAAGAACCATTCAGTTCAGAGACGTCCAAACCGCTGAGCAGCATGCAGCGTTTATCGGCGTAGCGAGTAACCTCGTTTCTTTTGACGAAAAGTACCAAAAGGTCATTCAGAACTTGCTTGGAACCGTCCTAATTGTCAGAGATTTAAAAGGCGCCAATGAACTGGCGAAAATGCTCGGACATCGTTATCGCATCGTGACCCTTGATGGGGATGTTGTCAACCCAGGTGGTTCAATGACCGGGGGCGGCGTGAAGAAAAAGAGCAATTCCCTTCTTTCAAGAAATCGAGAGATCGAAACATTGACGAAGCAGCTCGTAGAAATGGAAGAAAAAACAACGATTCTTGAAAAAGAAACAAAAGAAACGAAGCAATCGATTGCAGCAAGTGAAACCCAATTAAATGAACTGCGTCAGCGCGGTGAGACGCTTCGAGAAAAGCAGCAAGAGCTCAAAGGGAAACTATACGAACTGCAAGTAGCAGAAAAAAATATTAACTCTCATCTAGAGATCTATGATCAAGAAAAAGCAGAATTGCAGCAGCGCTCTTCTGAACTTGCGAGTAAAGACAAAGAGCAGGTCACCCTTGAAGCCTCTATAGGTGAGAAACTGACGTCTCTTGATGAAGAGATCAACACATTAACAAAGCGTAAGCAGACCCAAAGCTCAACGAAAGAAACCATTTCTGCGGAATTAACAGAGCTGAAAATCTCGCTTGCGAAAAAAGAGCAGTCCTTAGCCAATGAACAAGAGAAGCTTTCGATCTTGATGGCTGAATTGGAAGAGGCGGAACAGACGCTGATTGAAACAAAAGAAGATCTGTCACTCTTAACAAATGAAATGTCATCAAGCTCAAGCGGAGCAGAACAGCTGGAAGAAGCTGCGAAAGAGAAGCTTGAAAATAAAAATAAAACGACAGCACTCATTTCCGAGCGTCGTAAACAGCGCCTGGCTCTTTCAGAAACATTAGAATTTGCTGAACGTGAACTCAAAGAGCAAAAACGTCTTTACAAGCAGCTCACCACAAGCTTAAAAGATGAAGAGATCAAGCTTGGCCGCATGGAGGTTGAGCTCGATAATCTTATCGCCTATTTGAACGAAGAATATGCACTTTCGTTTGAAGGAGCAAAAGAAATGTACCATCTGACATTAACGCCAGATGAAGCAAGAAAACGAGTGAAACTGATCAAACTAGCCAT encodes:
- the smc gene encoding chromosome segregation protein SMC, with the protein product MFLKRLDVIGFKSFAQRVTVDFVKGVTAVVGPNGSGKSNITDAIRWVLGEQSAKSLRGGKMEDIIFAGSDSRKRVNLAEVTLTLDNEDHFLPIDFHEVSVTRRVYRSGESEFLINNQSVRLKDIIDLFMDSGLGKEAFSIISQGKVEEILSSKAEERRSIFEEAAGVLKYKTRKKKAENKLFETQDNLNRVEDILHELEEQVEPLRMQASIAKDYLQKKEELENVEIALTVHDIEALHEKWTTLGEAVERFKQDEMKQSTDIQAKEAKIEESRDRIQALDESINDLQEVLLFTSEELEKLEGKKEVLKERKKNAAANQGQLEETLVRLTKKQALLTEKIQQQKITRDSLQKEVQQLKDEVKTKQHQLSLHSEDVEGQIEQLKSDYFDLLNEQASIRNERKLLEEQQRQAAMQLERLTQNNQKHIEERVSVKEQKTEAEQQLSELEEDILTQVKRFREAEQKLEQMKRQYEKKETTLYQAYQYVQQANSKKEMLESMQEDFSGFFQGVKEVLKAKDRLGGIHGAIAELIQTDQQHETAIEIALGAATQHVVTENEAAARQAIGYLKQHSFGRATFLPMNVIKERTIQFRDVQTAEQHAAFIGVASNLVSFDEKYQKVIQNLLGTVLIVRDLKGANELAKMLGHRYRIVTLDGDVVNPGGSMTGGGVKKKSNSLLSRNREIETLTKQLVEMEEKTTILEKETKETKQSIAASETQLNELRQRGETLREKQQELKGKLYELQVAEKNINSHLEIYDQEKAELQQRSSELASKDKEQVTLEASIGEKLTSLDEEINTLTKRKQTQSSTKETISAELTELKISLAKKEQSLANEQEKLSILMAELEEAEQTLIETKEDLSLLTNEMSSSSSGAEQLEEAAKEKLENKNKTTALISERRKQRLALSETLEFAERELKEQKRLYKQLTTSLKDEEIKLGRMEVELDNLIAYLNEEYALSFEGAKEMYHLTLTPDEARKRVKLIKLAIEELGTVNLGSIDEYERVNERYLFLTEQRNDLTEAKNTLFQVIEEMDQEMTKRFSETFSQIRGHFESVFQALFGGGRADLKLTDPNDLLNSGVDIVAQPPGKKLQNLSLLSGGERALTAIALLFSILKVRPVPFCVLDEVEAALDEANVFRFAQYLKKYSEETQFIVITHRKGTMEEADVLYGVTMQESGVSKLVSVKLEETKELVQ
- the plsX gene encoding phosphate acyltransferase PlsX; this encodes MRIAVDAMGGDHAPKAIIDGVQKSLAAFSDVDITLVGDESKIKPYITNNERITILDAKEVIEPTDEPVRAVRRKKDSSMVKMAQEVSEGRADACISAGNTGALMTAGLFIVGRIDGIDRPALAPTLPTLDGSGFLLLDVGANVDAKPEHLVQYAMMGSIYAERVFPKSNPRVGLLNVGTEDKKGNDLTKKTFELLKASDLNFVGNVESRDLLEGVADVVVTDGFTGNIALKTIEGTALSVFKMLKETLTSSFTAKIAAGMMKPKLMQMKSKMDYSEYGGAALFGLKAPVIKAHGSSDENAIFHAIRQARDIVEKDVSAIIHQEVQKENTNES
- the fabG gene encoding 3-oxoacyl-[acyl-carrier-protein] reductase is translated as MLTNKTAVVTGASRGIGRSIAIDLAKNGANVVVNYSGNEAKANEVVDEIKALGKQAFAVKADVSNAEEVQALMKQAIDTFGSIDILVNNAGITKDNLLMRMKENEWDDVININLKGVFNCTKAVTRQMMKQRSGRIINVASVVGVCGNPGQANYVAAKAGVIGLTKTTAKELASRHITVNAVAPGFISTDMTDKLDDNVQTEMLKQIPLARFGAPEDISNVVVFLASEGAGYITGQTIQVDGGMVMS
- the acpP gene encoding acyl carrier protein: MADVLERVSKIIVDRLGVDEADVKMEASFKEDLGADSLDVVELVMELEDEFDMEISDEDAEKIATVGDAVNYINSQQ
- the fabD gene encoding ACP S-malonyltransferase → MSKIAFLFPGQGSQKIGMGKDLFDQESASKAVFEEADKTLGFDLSSMIFEGEAEELTLTYNAQPALLTTSIAILKKLEESGIKADYAAGHSLGEYTALVAAGALSFKDAVYAVRKRGELMNEAVPAGEGAMAAILGIDQASLLEVTKEVTESGHLVELANLNCPGQIVISGTAKGVELASEKAKEKGAKRAIALEVSGPFHSALMKPAAEKFTDVLSKLDIADAKTPVISNVTADIVTSRDKIETKLIEQLYSPVRFEESVERLIDLGVTTFIEIGPGKVLSGLVKKVNRRLTTISVSDQETIEAAIQTLKGDS
- the fapR gene encoding transcription factor FapR; translated protein: MKLNKKERQRLLQQTISSTPFITDEELASKFGVSIQTVRLDRLELSIPELRERIKHVAEKTLEDEVKSLPLDEVIGEMIDVELDDQAISILEVRKEHVFSRNQIARGHHLFAQANSLAVAVIDDELALTAKANIRFTRQVKQGERVVSKAKVASHDKEKGRTVVEVNSYVGEEVVFSGDFVMYRSKQK
- the rnc gene encoding ribonuclease III, producing the protein MPKHYKDKQKQSKKLEQFREFQQRISVQFKNEKLLYQAFTHSSYVNEHRKKPYEDNERLEFLGDAVLELTISQFLFAKYPAMSEGDLTKLRAAIVCEPSLVSLAHELSFGDLVLLGKGEEMTGGRKRPALLADVFEAFIGALYLDQGLEPVERFLEGYVYPKINDGAFSHVMDFKSQLQEFVQRDGKGVLEYRILHEKGPAHNREFEANVSLRGEVLGIGNGRSKKEAEQHAAQEALAKLQKHHMNQ